GATTAAAGCGGTACGAGAGTTGGGTTCAGAACGTCGTGAGACAGTTCGGTCCCTATCTGTTGTGGGCGCAGGAGACTTGAGGGGCTCTGTCCTCAGTACGAGAGGACCGGGATGGACGGACCTCTGGTGTTCCGGTTGTCATGCCAGTGGCAATGCCGGGTAGCTATGTCTGGATGGGATAAACGCTGAAAGCATCTAAGCGCGAAACCCACCCCAAGATTAGGTCTCCCTGCCGAGAAATCGGCACTAAAGGTCAGTGGTAGACTACCACCTTGATAGGCTGGAGGTGTAAGTGCAGTAATGCATTCAGCTTACCAGTACTAATAGACCGTGAGGCTTGACCCAACCTGTTTCAAAAAGCAAAAGACAAGTCCTTCTCTTTATCGAGAAGGACTTGTGTTGGTTTTTTCCCTATCAAAATCAAAAAGGTTTTTTTCTGGAAACCTTTATTTTTTTGTGCTATGGTTTAAGCTGGATGAAAGAAAAGGATATTTTTGAGGAAATCGTAGATATAGGTAAAAGACGGGGTGTCCTTACCTATGACGAAATAAATGAGGCTTTGCCCTCAGAGTTTTTCACTCCCGATGAGCTCGAAGACCTGATAGACCTTCTTCAGGATATGGGCATAAAGGTTGTTGACCGCGAAGAAACCTCGGTACTTCCAGAAGAAGAAGCAGAGGAAGTAGAGGTCGAGGAGTATGAAAAAGCAGAAGACCTTGTTCAGGCATACTTTCATTCCATGGGTAATATCTCAATCCTTAAAAAGGACGAAGAAACCCATCTTGCCAAACAGTTAGAAGAGGGTAAGGCAATAATAAAAAACCTAATCATTGTCCTGCCTTTATATAAAAAAATCGAATCAGACATCTCCTTAATAGACGAGCAAATGTTAGAGGACGAGATAGCTGATGAGGCATTAATAAGCACACTCAAAAGGTTGGATACCTTTATGGAGCAAATCAAAGAGCTGGACAAAAAACTTATGCCTCATGGCTCACTCGGTGCCATGAGAAAGGCTATTAACGAAAAAAAGAAAAAAGGGATAAATACAAAGAGGCTTGAAAACATTATTAAGGGCGTCATCCATGAGTATAAAAAAATATCCTCTGAGGTCGGCATCCCAATAGAGGACATTAAGGAGAGATGCGAGCGCATAAGTAAGGCACAGTCATTAATAACAGAAGCAAAGAACGAGCTTATTACAAGAAACCTGAGACTTGTCGTAAACATAGGAAAGAACTATGTTGGTAGAGGGCTTCCCCTGCTTGACCTCATTCAGGAGGGCAATATAGGCTTAATGAAAGCAGTCGATAAGTTCAAATATGAAAAGGGCTTTAAGTTCTCTACATACGCTACATGGTGGATAAGGCAGGCAATCACAAGGGCTCTTATAGACCAGACAAAAACCATAAGGGTGCCTGTGCATATGATGGAATTCTATAACAGGGTCACAAAGGCATCGAGAGAGCTAACCCATCAGATAGGCAAAGAGCCAACCAACGAGGATATTGCAAGAAAATTAGGTGTCCCGACCAGAAAGGTAGAAGATGTTTTCAGGGCAATTCAGGACCCTATTGCCCTTCAGACACCAATCGGAGACGAAGACACAGAGCTTGAGGATTTCATAGGAGACAAGACCCGTCCCTCTCCTTACTCGGACGCCGAAAGAATCGAGGCATCCGAACAGCTTCAGAGGGTCCTTAGAACCCTCTCTCAAAAAGAAGAGAAGGTCATAAGGATGCGATTTGGGATCGGAGCTGACAGAGACCACACGCTCGAGGAAGTAGGAAGGCATCTTTCCATTACCCGTGAAAGGGTCAGACAGATTGAGGCAAAGGCCCTTAGAAAGCTCAAGCATCCCAGCAGACTCAGGGCTCTTAAGACTATCCTTTCGTAAGAGTTCACCGGAAAAGAAGATTCAGCGTTTAATACTTAAAACCCCTTCTATCTGTGCCATCTTCTGTGCAGTTGCCATAAGCTGGGATTTGTCTTTTACCTCTAAGATAAAAATAATGCGTGCCTTTTTGTCCTGAGTTGTAGTGGCTTCTATATGGCTTATGTTTATATTGACAGAAGATATCATGGCGCTTAGGTTTGCAAGTATGCCTGGCTGGTCAATCGTGTCAACAGTGAGCTTTGCCTGAGATGTGCTGTCTGTAACAGGCTCCCACTGAACATCCACAAGCCTTTCGCTGTCCGATGCAAGCCCCTCGAGGGTCAGACAATCCTTTCTGTGAACCGTAACCCCCTTGCCTCTTGTAATAAACCCTACAAGGTTGTCTCCTGGCACAGGGAAACAGCACTTTGAAGTATGATAAAGAATGTCGTCGATGCCCTTTACAGTTATACCCTTTTGCTCGGCAGGCTTTCTCTGAGGCTTTATCCTCTGAGGCTCCTCTGTTGTCTTTTCAGGCATCAGCCTGTTTATGACCTGATGCGGCGAGATTTTTCCAAAGCCCACTGAGACAAAGAAGTCGTCCATACCCTGAAGGTTATAGAATTTTGCAATCTTCAGCATCTCCTCGGATTTCATAAGGGATGGGCTTAAATTGTGTCTTTTTAATTCTGTCTCGATGAGCTTCATCCCAAGCTCTATACCCTGCTTTGTCTCCTCTACTTTAATCCATTGCTTTATCCTTGTCTTTGCCCTTTGCGTGACGACGAATTTCAACCAGTCTCTGCTTGGATTATGGGACTGTGACGCTATTATCTCCACTGTGTCACCGCTTTGAAGCTTGTGCCTAAGAGGGACCATTCTTCCATTAACCTTTGCCCCTATGCATCTATTTCCGACCTGAGTGTGAATAGCATATGCAAAGTCAACAGGCGTTGAGCCATCGGGAAGCTCTTTTACATCGCCTTTTGGTGTAAAGACATAAACATCATGAGGCAATACCTCTGCCTTAATGACCTCCACAAGGTCCCTCGCATCAGTCATTTCGGTCTGGGACTGAAGGATTTCCCTCAGCCATGAGATATACCTTTCGTCCTTCTCCTTCATGCCGGATTTGTCCTTATACCGCCAGTGTGCGGCTATGCCTTCCTCTGCAACCCTGTCCATCCCCTCTGTCCTTATCTGGAATTCAACCCTTTCTCCACCAGGTCCAATGACAGTTGTATGAAGGGACCGATACTGGTTGGACTTTGGCACGCCTATGTAGTCCTTGAACTTTCTTGGAACCGGCACCCAGAGGGAATGTATAAGCCCTAAGGTTGCATAGCAGTTTGCCTTTGTGTCTGTGATAATCCTTATTCCTAAGACATCGTGTATCTGATCGAATGGAACCTTCTGTCTCTGCATCTTCTGGTAAATGCCGTAGTAGTGCTTTACCCTTCCTGAGACCACCCCGCTTACGCCCTGCTCTTTGAGCCTGCCTTCTACGATGCCGACTACCTGTTTTATGTAGCCTTCATGCTCCTCACGCCTTTTTGCAACCTTTCTTTCAAGCTCTTCATAAAGCCCGGGCATAAGATATTTAAATGAGAGGTCCTCGAACTCTGTTTTAAGCCAGCCAATGCCGAGCCTGTTTGCAAGTGGTGCATATATGTCCAGTGTCTCTGATGCAATACGCTGGCGCTTGTGCTCGGGAAGAAACCCCAGTGTGCGCATATTATGAAGCCTGTCTGCAAATTTTATAAGTAAGACCCTTATGTCCTCTGCCATTGAAAGAAGCATCTTTCTAAAGTTCTCTGCCTGTGCTATCTCATGGGACTTAAACTCCATCTTGCTTAACTTCGTAAGGGAATCGACGAGGAATGCCACATCGTAGCCAAACCGTTTCTTTATGTCATCGACAGTTACATCTGTGTCCTCGATTGTGTCATGAAGTATTCCTCCTGTTATCGTGGTCGTATCCATCTTCATATCTGCAAGGATGAATGCCACTGAAAGGGGATGCTCTATGAATGGCGTTCCTTCCTGTCTTTTCTGTTTCCCGTGTGCCTCGCTCGAGAAAAAATAAGCCCTTCTTATGAACTCAACATCAGCCGAGGGATTATATGAGCGGACCTTCTCTGTTAGGTCGTCTATGCTTTTAACCTCTTCTCCCATACCTTATTATAAAACTTTTGGGTATCATATATCATGATCGAGATAGATGGCTCTTTTGGAGAAGGCGGCGGGCAG
This genomic interval from Nitrospirota bacterium contains the following:
- a CDS encoding sigma-70 family RNA polymerase sigma factor, whose translation is MKEKDIFEEIVDIGKRRGVLTYDEINEALPSEFFTPDELEDLIDLLQDMGIKVVDREETSVLPEEEAEEVEVEEYEKAEDLVQAYFHSMGNISILKKDEETHLAKQLEEGKAIIKNLIIVLPLYKKIESDISLIDEQMLEDEIADEALISTLKRLDTFMEQIKELDKKLMPHGSLGAMRKAINEKKKKGINTKRLENIIKGVIHEYKKISSEVGIPIEDIKERCERISKAQSLITEAKNELITRNLRLVVNIGKNYVGRGLPLLDLIQEGNIGLMKAVDKFKYEKGFKFSTYATWWIRQAITRALIDQTKTIRVPVHMMEFYNRVTKASRELTHQIGKEPTNEDIARKLGVPTRKVEDVFRAIQDPIALQTPIGDEDTELEDFIGDKTRPSPYSDAERIEASEQLQRVLRTLSQKEEKVIRMRFGIGADRDHTLEEVGRHLSITRERVRQIEAKALRKLKHPSRLRALKTILS
- a CDS encoding bifunctional (p)ppGpp synthetase/guanosine-3',5'-bis(diphosphate) 3'-pyrophosphohydrolase; amino-acid sequence: MGEEVKSIDDLTEKVRSYNPSADVEFIRRAYFFSSEAHGKQKRQEGTPFIEHPLSVAFILADMKMDTTTITGGILHDTIEDTDVTVDDIKKRFGYDVAFLVDSLTKLSKMEFKSHEIAQAENFRKMLLSMAEDIRVLLIKFADRLHNMRTLGFLPEHKRQRIASETLDIYAPLANRLGIGWLKTEFEDLSFKYLMPGLYEELERKVAKRREEHEGYIKQVVGIVEGRLKEQGVSGVVSGRVKHYYGIYQKMQRQKVPFDQIHDVLGIRIITDTKANCYATLGLIHSLWVPVPRKFKDYIGVPKSNQYRSLHTTVIGPGGERVEFQIRTEGMDRVAEEGIAAHWRYKDKSGMKEKDERYISWLREILQSQTEMTDARDLVEVIKAEVLPHDVYVFTPKGDVKELPDGSTPVDFAYAIHTQVGNRCIGAKVNGRMVPLRHKLQSGDTVEIIASQSHNPSRDWLKFVVTQRAKTRIKQWIKVEETKQGIELGMKLIETELKRHNLSPSLMKSEEMLKIAKFYNLQGMDDFFVSVGFGKISPHQVINRLMPEKTTEEPQRIKPQRKPAEQKGITVKGIDDILYHTSKCCFPVPGDNLVGFITRGKGVTVHRKDCLTLEGLASDSERLVDVQWEPVTDSTSQAKLTVDTIDQPGILANLSAMISSVNINISHIEATTTQDKKARIIFILEVKDKSQLMATAQKMAQIEGVLSIKR